From a region of the Synechococcus sp. PCC 7502 genome:
- a CDS encoding glycosyltransferase family 39 protein: MKLLVVIKCNPYMHSKTGELIPSKFLLILLIVAIALGICLRFLALDHKLYWHDEVYTSFRAAGFTSQEINRAIFTDQITSPQSILKFQELKPNSSALDTIFSLAIEDPQHPPLYYLASRLWMQIFGSSTVSMRSLAALISLIGLPLIYGLAWELFKSRTIALIAVIFLVLSPFDVLFAQIARQYSLLCVISLASSLCFLRAARIDSKHSWIIYSLVSVIGLYTHPFFGFTLVGHGTYLLILKLTYLKLDQDSLPIKRYLQAIALAALIYLPWICVMVFNYQRVSATTNWVTGAADWLFYIRTWLLSFTCLYFDLDWGFDNVWTYVPRLLIFILMVAGIYLIYRRTERQTFIFILTAIVVPFALLLLPDLILGGRRSTVTRYLIGSYAGLQLAIAYLVGITLQHRQIVGQILGRSLIVLLAACSIASCIVSNSTDTWWTNIPSYFNGITAKIVNSKPAPLLITDAENGINLADIISISHLLSDRPKLLLLSHSQLPKLPDIFSDYMVFRPSSQLRQAIGDKNLESIPDTGGELWRLKLRDNRLVFPA, encoded by the coding sequence GTGAAGTTATTAGTAGTTATTAAATGTAATCCCTATATGCACTCAAAAACTGGGGAATTAATACCGTCGAAGTTTCTACTGATTTTATTAATTGTGGCGATCGCTTTGGGGATTTGCCTGAGATTTTTGGCACTAGACCATAAGTTATATTGGCATGACGAAGTTTATACATCATTCCGTGCGGCTGGGTTTACAAGTCAAGAAATAAATCGAGCAATTTTTACCGATCAAATTACCTCACCGCAGTCAATCCTTAAATTTCAGGAATTAAAGCCCAATAGCTCTGCCCTAGATACTATTTTCTCGCTTGCGATCGAAGACCCCCAGCATCCGCCGTTGTATTATTTAGCCTCTCGCCTATGGATGCAAATATTTGGTAGTAGTACGGTGTCGATGCGATCGCTAGCCGCCCTCATTAGCCTGATTGGTTTACCATTAATCTATGGGTTGGCATGGGAATTATTTAAATCTCGGACGATCGCCTTAATTGCTGTAATATTTCTAGTCTTATCTCCCTTTGATGTTTTATTTGCCCAGATTGCCCGTCAATATAGCTTATTGTGTGTAATTAGCCTTGCCAGCAGTTTGTGTTTTTTAAGAGCCGCACGAATAGACTCTAAGCACAGTTGGATCATTTATTCCCTAGTAAGCGTCATTGGACTATATACCCATCCTTTTTTTGGCTTTACCTTAGTTGGGCATGGCACATACCTCCTAATTTTGAAATTAACCTACTTAAAGTTAGATCAAGATTCTCTCCCTATTAAAAGATACTTGCAGGCGATCGCCCTAGCAGCCTTAATTTATTTACCTTGGATCTGCGTCATGGTATTCAACTACCAAAGGGTATCGGCTACGACCAATTGGGTAACAGGGGCAGCAGATTGGCTATTTTATATTCGCACTTGGTTACTCAGTTTTACCTGTCTATATTTCGATCTGGACTGGGGATTTGATAATGTCTGGACATATGTACCACGCTTACTAATTTTTATCCTGATGGTGGCAGGAATTTATTTAATTTATCGCCGTACTGAACGCCAAACATTCATATTTATCCTTACCGCAATAGTCGTACCATTTGCACTTTTACTGCTTCCAGACTTGATCTTAGGAGGACGACGCAGTACTGTGACTCGTTATTTAATTGGTAGTTACGCTGGGTTACAACTAGCGATCGCTTATTTAGTCGGCATTACCTTACAACACAGGCAAATTGTAGGACAAATTTTGGGACGGAGTTTGATAGTTCTATTGGCAGCCTGTAGCATTGCTTCCTGTATAGTCAGTAATAGTACTGATACATGGTGGACTAATATTCCCAGTTATTTTAATGGTATAACTGCAAAAATTGTTAACTCTAAACCTGCCCCACTATTAATTACAGATGCAGAAAATGGAATCAATTTAGCCGATATTATTTCCATATCTCATTTACTGAGCGATCGCCCAAAACTCTTGCTCTTAAGTCATTCCCAGCTACCCAAATTACCTGATATTTTTAGTGATTACATGGTATTTCGTCCATCAAGTCAATTAAGGCAAGCGATCGGGGATAAAAACTTAGAAAGCATTCCAGATACTGGCGGCGAGTTATGGCGACTGAAACTGAGAGATAATCGGTTAGTTTTCCCAGCTTAA